The Leptospira koniambonensis genome window below encodes:
- a CDS encoding protein-glutamate methylesterase/protein-glutamine glutaminase, producing MVGTPADGSIRVVIIDDSLLVRNIISDQIKKESRIQVIATGKTGVDCIELATKLRPDIVILDVEMPVMDGLTALQELQKRKLGIPVMMLSVLTQHGADATFKALEYGAIDFVPKPSSSNQFNPEEIGTVLKNRILAYFDSLRPSHAGLDPKKIVETVKSKIFKDEKKTVEAVCIGTSTGGPKALQTVFSDFPENFHLPIFVVQHMPVGFTKAFASRLNDHSKITVKEAEDGEEVRPGTGYVAPGDAHLKIESKAGRKWIALGREALVNGHRPSVEVLFDSAIREYGSALVGVIMTGMGKDGAAATLRMRETGASTVAQDEDSSVIFGMNRQAIEMGGVQFVEPVSAITSRILSILKERGN from the coding sequence GTGGTAGGAACTCCTGCGGACGGGTCGATTCGGGTCGTGATAATAGACGACTCCCTTTTGGTGCGAAATATTATTTCGGACCAGATCAAAAAAGAAAGTCGGATCCAAGTTATAGCTACCGGTAAAACCGGAGTGGATTGTATTGAACTAGCCACCAAGCTAAGACCTGATATTGTAATTTTAGATGTAGAGATGCCTGTGATGGACGGGCTTACTGCACTCCAAGAACTTCAGAAACGAAAATTGGGTATTCCAGTAATGATGCTCTCTGTTTTGACACAGCACGGAGCTGATGCAACTTTCAAAGCATTGGAATACGGAGCCATAGATTTCGTTCCTAAACCTTCCTCTAGTAATCAATTTAATCCGGAAGAAATTGGAACAGTTCTCAAAAATAGAATACTCGCTTATTTCGATAGCTTACGACCAAGTCATGCGGGCCTTGATCCCAAAAAAATCGTAGAAACGGTCAAAAGTAAAATTTTCAAAGATGAAAAGAAAACTGTGGAAGCGGTTTGTATTGGGACATCAACCGGAGGTCCGAAGGCATTACAGACTGTTTTTTCTGATTTTCCGGAGAATTTTCATCTACCAATTTTCGTCGTACAACATATGCCTGTGGGTTTTACGAAAGCGTTTGCTTCTCGTTTAAATGATCACTCTAAAATTACAGTAAAGGAAGCCGAAGACGGAGAAGAAGTTCGTCCCGGAACAGGTTACGTAGCTCCGGGTGATGCACATTTGAAGATCGAATCTAAGGCAGGACGTAAATGGATTGCCTTAGGTAGGGAAGCACTGGTAAATGGACACAGGCCCTCAGTCGAAGTTTTATTCGACAGCGCAATCCGGGAATACGGGAGCGCCTTAGTCGGTGTGATTATGACCGGCATGGGAAAAGATGGAGCGGCGGCGACTCTCAGAATGAGAGAGACTGGAGCTTCTACTGTTGCCCAAGACGAGGACAGCTCCGTGATCTTCGGAATGAATCGCCAAGCCATCGAAATGGGTGGGGTTCAGTTCGTAGAACCAGTAAGCGCAATAACATCAAGGATACTTTCCATTCTTAAAGAAAGGGGAAACTAA
- the carA gene encoding glutamine-hydrolyzing carbamoyl-phosphate synthase small subunit: protein MKAFLVLENGDVYEGESFGYETQSVGEIVFNTSMAGYQEILTDPSYANQIVTLTYPMIGNYGIHPENMESGKIQAAGMIVKEYVDRPSNFKAQKTLSQFLKDYKIPGIQGIDTRKLTRFIRTNGAPNGGIFVANEYSDSFLAQVKKFPGIADADLAKVVTTDKKYEFGSGSGKKYKLAVYDYGVKTNILRLLDAAGFAVSVYPAQTPASDIMKDGVDAFFLSNGPGDPAACTYAIDSTKAILENNYPLFGICLGHQIIGLTLGKKTEKMKFGHRGGNQPVKSLETGKVEITSQNHGFAVVAESSVKEPISFINLNDDTVEGILKSGYPLLSVQYHPESSPGPNDSRYLFQKFYDLVDSTKKK from the coding sequence ATGAAAGCGTTCTTGGTTTTAGAAAACGGGGACGTATACGAAGGTGAATCCTTCGGCTACGAAACCCAGTCCGTCGGGGAAATCGTCTTTAATACTTCCATGGCGGGTTACCAGGAGATTCTGACTGACCCTTCCTACGCCAACCAAATCGTAACTCTCACTTATCCGATGATCGGGAACTACGGAATCCATCCTGAAAACATGGAGTCCGGAAAGATCCAAGCGGCCGGAATGATCGTAAAAGAATATGTGGATCGTCCTTCCAATTTCAAGGCCCAAAAGACATTATCTCAATTTTTAAAAGATTATAAAATTCCTGGGATCCAAGGGATCGACACTCGAAAATTGACCCGTTTCATCCGCACGAATGGAGCTCCTAACGGCGGGATCTTCGTCGCAAATGAATACTCTGATTCTTTTTTAGCGCAAGTGAAGAAGTTCCCGGGGATCGCAGATGCCGACCTCGCGAAGGTTGTCACTACTGATAAAAAATACGAGTTCGGATCTGGCTCTGGAAAAAAATACAAACTCGCTGTTTATGATTATGGTGTGAAGACGAATATTCTTCGCCTCTTGGATGCAGCCGGTTTTGCAGTTTCTGTTTATCCCGCTCAGACTCCAGCTTCCGATATCATGAAAGATGGAGTGGATGCATTCTTTCTTTCTAATGGTCCTGGAGATCCGGCAGCTTGCACTTACGCAATCGATTCCACAAAAGCTATATTAGAAAATAATTATCCTCTTTTTGGGATTTGTTTAGGACACCAGATCATTGGCCTAACCTTAGGTAAGAAGACTGAAAAAATGAAGTTCGGCCATAGAGGCGGAAACCAACCTGTAAAAAGTTTGGAGACCGGTAAAGTGGAGATCACTTCCCAAAACCATGGTTTCGCTGTAGTCGCAGAATCTTCCGTAAAAGAACCGATCTCTTTTATCAATCTGAACGACGATACTGTAGAAGGTATTTTGAAATCGGGTTATCCTCTTCTGTCGGTTCAATACCATCCAGAAAGTTCTCCTGGCCCGAATGATAGTAGATACTTGTTTCAGAAATTCTATGACCTAGTGGATTCAACTAAGAAGAAATAA
- a CDS encoding 5-formyltetrahydrofolate cyclo-ligase: MVSKSEARKKIKSLLLGVPSRKEKEESIRANLLEFLRHSSSSTQLKIISYVADDFEISPFLPLVPSLLLGRLGLDIFFPKVTNSGLEFRLGSGFSRGAFGILEPTGEGLLQPENADWIIVPALGWNREGARLGRGKGFYDRSLKDILSEKMIGLSFEDLYPCDFSEEPHDLKAGTVITEKKNHCFPGKMGEKSVG, translated from the coding sequence TTGGTTTCTAAATCGGAAGCCAGAAAGAAAATAAAATCTCTTCTCTTGGGAGTTCCTTCCAGGAAAGAAAAAGAAGAAAGTATCCGCGCTAATCTTCTGGAATTTCTGAGACATAGCTCATCTTCTACCCAATTAAAAATCATCTCCTATGTTGCTGATGATTTTGAAATTTCTCCTTTTCTACCGTTAGTCCCTTCTTTATTATTAGGAAGATTAGGTTTAGACATATTTTTTCCAAAAGTAACAAATTCAGGACTTGAATTTAGATTAGGTTCCGGATTTTCCCGAGGGGCTTTCGGTATTTTAGAACCAACTGGAGAAGGTTTATTACAACCGGAAAATGCAGATTGGATTATTGTGCCCGCCCTGGGTTGGAATAGGGAGGGAGCAAGGCTTGGAAGAGGGAAAGGTTTTTACGATCGTTCTCTAAAGGATATACTTTCCGAAAAAATGATTGGCCTTTCTTTTGAGGACCTATACCCTTGCGATTTTTCTGAGGAGCCCCACGATCTGAAAGCAGGTACTGTGATTACAGAGAAAAAAAACCATTGCTTTCCCGGTAAAATGGGAGAAAAATCAGTCGGATAA
- the rplT gene encoding 50S ribosomal protein L20 — MPRATNGTIHKNRRKKILKTAKGFRGARSKLYRTAKSAVMKAGQWAYRDRRAKKRDFRKLWIIRINAAAREAGLSYSQFMYGLKKANISLDRKALAELAFNDKETFNALVEKIKVAA; from the coding sequence ATGCCACGCGCAACAAACGGAACCATTCACAAGAATCGTCGTAAAAAAATCCTAAAAACCGCAAAAGGTTTCAGAGGAGCAAGATCCAAACTTTACAGAACTGCGAAATCCGCGGTAATGAAAGCGGGTCAATGGGCGTATAGAGACAGAAGAGCAAAAAAACGTGATTTCCGTAAACTTTGGATTATCCGTATCAATGCTGCTGCTCGTGAAGCTGGACTTTCTTATTCTCAGTTCATGTATGGACTGAAAAAAGCCAATATTTCTTTGGACAGAAAAGCCCTTGCAGAACTTGCGTTTAACGACAAAGAAACTTTCAACGCTTTAGTTGAAAAAATCAAGGTAGCGGCGTAA
- a CDS encoding metalloregulator ArsR/SmtB family transcription factor, whose translation MNAFAALADDTRREIVRLVAKNGELTSTEIGQNFNITPPAISHHLKVLKSAKVLNMKKEAQKRIYSLNGSSINEMEDWLLDIIDLWNKRLDKLDRYVLKIKKERARDKK comes from the coding sequence ATGAATGCTTTTGCAGCTCTTGCGGATGATACAAGAAGGGAAATAGTAAGGCTGGTGGCCAAAAACGGTGAACTCACTTCGACCGAGATAGGGCAAAATTTTAATATTACACCACCTGCAATTTCCCATCACTTAAAAGTATTAAAGAGTGCCAAAGTCCTTAATATGAAGAAAGAAGCGCAAAAGCGTATCTATAGTCTTAACGGATCCAGCATTAACGAAATGGAAGATTGGCTGCTGGATATAATCGATCTATGGAACAAACGTTTGGATAAATTAGATCGATACGTATTAAAGATCAAAAAGGAGAGAGCCCGTGATAAAAAATAA
- a CDS encoding cell division protein ZapA — MSEKVKARILGEDYTIVGDADSEYIHRLAELVDRKVRELQLGMPNAPKLKLAVLAALNFADELEQSKNQTGDSGPSSPEAEEKTKKLITLLEEGLIGDL, encoded by the coding sequence ATGAGTGAGAAAGTCAAAGCTCGTATTCTGGGCGAAGACTATACGATAGTAGGCGATGCCGATTCGGAGTATATCCATAGGCTCGCCGAACTAGTAGACCGAAAAGTTCGTGAGTTACAATTAGGAATGCCTAACGCGCCTAAATTGAAACTCGCGGTACTCGCAGCCTTAAATTTCGCAGACGAATTGGAACAATCCAAAAATCAAACGGGCGACTCTGGACCTTCTTCTCCCGAAGCGGAAGAAAAGACCAAAAAATTGATCACTCTTTTAGAAGAAGGTTTGATCGGAGATCTTTGA
- a CDS encoding chemotaxis protein CheW: MDKNNHAEQNQEEKELDTIQEFLTFEVDKEIFGIDILYIHEILKPVPITRIPNVEGFILGVINLRGEIIPIMDLKELFGLGFCDILPSTRIIVVVTGEKRAGLVVDSVRQVVKIRKDKVSQADEDLSVNYSELIESVSQFEESLILNLNLSKVMDYAGEEA; encoded by the coding sequence ATAGATAAAAACAACCACGCGGAACAAAACCAAGAAGAGAAAGAGCTGGATACTATCCAGGAGTTTCTCACATTCGAAGTGGATAAGGAAATTTTCGGGATCGATATTCTTTATATCCACGAAATCCTAAAACCGGTTCCTATTACAAGAATTCCTAATGTAGAGGGTTTTATATTAGGGGTGATCAACTTAAGAGGTGAGATCATTCCTATCATGGATTTGAAGGAACTTTTTGGATTAGGTTTTTGTGATATTCTTCCTTCTACTCGGATCATTGTTGTTGTCACTGGAGAAAAAAGGGCAGGTCTCGTAGTTGACTCAGTAAGACAAGTTGTTAAGATCCGAAAAGATAAGGTCAGTCAAGCGGACGAAGATCTTAGCGTAAATTATAGTGAACTTATAGAATCAGTCAGCCAGTTCGAAGAATCTCTTATCCTTAACTTGAATCTTTCCAAGGTAATGGATTATGCAGGGGAGGAAGCGTAA
- a CDS encoding chemotaxis protein CheW yields the protein MAGVLGEYTELFLEESEDQIEELNANLLKLEKDQSDPQTINDIFRAAHSLKSSAAFVGLYNLSDLAHKMENLLQSIRDGKLAVNLSLVNLLFQCFDLIKNVIVNVAAGKKVDTPYTDMIQRLEAYEKNPDVASAPSAAGRSISQSATPVAKQEELSGNGIDLDADDQKELEEIIRNGSGKPWLLKVGLKKDSPMKGLRYTLIVQNLKNLGQVFRTKPSAEELENGTEAPYLSILIVSSESQEELTKAANVDMVENLMIQEFKLSGYSETGVSASYQLDEEERSTEAKVTLKSIKVSSDKLDQLMNNVGELVITNSGFQKIYDDLLRTFGDDQLFNELKGRIDLINRISKELQSGIMNIRMVPISTVFRRFSRLVRDLSLETGKTVDLVLNGESTELDKKVIDALGEPLLHLIRNSVDHGIESPEERKRFGKPETGIVELNAYQGGSNIMVEIRDDGRGLDLDKIRKKAIEKGLVSETDAAALEESDIYQFIFAPGFSTADKITDISGRGVGMNVVNSLIQEFKGKILIQSQKGSGTSFVLSFPQALAIIPSILIVMEEEVYAFPLSEVNETIKVNNEQITTLEGNEIINLRGEVLPIYRLNRILGLQDKTDREEFPVVIVQYKGRKLGFMVDELVGKHETVIKSLEKNFKNIKGLTGASIMGDGTIIMVLDIPGLVEFAAELEENARYVNYHLETMKRISTIRTIETEEEKYIQKTSNPTNVYNHKLHEITTRERERRKKSERKKSEESKKVIVAKEELEREISSTPIKTTMEIRPSEEKLITSTETPSELSSNTAVLERPAAKKEGMEEAYRSHINELISDSPVSDEERKRADHIIEGFLEQKKQRMMSVAHSKEFTGNLSKEQIKKIESVVNTGMMNAGMVLSQILNRNVDLFIPEIIMNDKEGLASEIRFSDDKFYGMKVRMTGDLNGNMLMMFSRENAKNLARELLDSNPSGDALDDDTRSVLSEIANIVCASVLNSISNKAKVGVMPDVPELVEGTFLEVLDVVKPERTKFLSMLTEFNHEGNNLLGVLLFLPDFDELMDLLPKF from the coding sequence ATGGCAGGAGTACTTGGCGAATACACAGAACTCTTTCTCGAAGAATCCGAAGACCAGATTGAAGAATTAAATGCGAATCTTCTAAAGCTGGAGAAGGATCAATCGGATCCTCAGACTATAAATGATATTTTCCGCGCGGCTCACTCTTTAAAAAGTTCCGCTGCTTTCGTTGGATTGTATAATCTTTCCGACCTTGCTCATAAGATGGAGAATCTTCTCCAAAGTATTCGAGACGGAAAACTTGCAGTTAATTTATCTTTAGTAAATCTATTATTCCAATGTTTTGATTTGATCAAGAACGTGATCGTGAATGTTGCTGCCGGCAAAAAAGTGGATACTCCTTATACGGATATGATCCAGAGACTGGAAGCTTACGAAAAAAATCCTGATGTAGCTTCTGCTCCGAGCGCGGCCGGAAGATCTATTTCTCAATCTGCAACTCCTGTTGCAAAACAAGAAGAACTTTCCGGCAACGGAATTGATCTGGATGCAGACGATCAAAAAGAATTAGAAGAAATTATCCGCAACGGTTCTGGAAAACCTTGGCTCTTAAAAGTGGGACTCAAAAAAGATTCTCCGATGAAGGGCTTACGTTATACTCTGATTGTCCAAAACCTGAAAAACCTAGGCCAAGTTTTCCGCACTAAACCAAGCGCAGAAGAATTAGAGAATGGAACAGAGGCTCCGTATCTTTCTATACTGATCGTAAGTTCAGAATCCCAAGAAGAACTTACCAAGGCTGCAAACGTAGACATGGTAGAGAACCTGATGATCCAAGAGTTCAAACTAAGTGGTTATTCTGAAACTGGAGTTTCTGCTTCCTATCAACTGGATGAAGAAGAAAGAAGCACTGAGGCGAAAGTTACTTTAAAAAGTATTAAAGTATCTTCCGACAAACTGGATCAACTCATGAATAACGTGGGTGAGCTTGTGATCACGAACTCAGGCTTCCAGAAAATTTACGATGACCTTCTTCGCACATTCGGAGACGATCAGTTATTCAATGAACTCAAAGGCCGTATCGATCTAATCAATCGTATTTCAAAGGAACTTCAATCGGGTATCATGAATATCCGGATGGTCCCAATTTCTACAGTTTTCCGTCGTTTCTCTCGTTTGGTCCGAGACCTTTCTTTAGAAACCGGCAAAACAGTGGATCTGGTTTTAAATGGAGAGTCTACTGAGCTGGACAAAAAAGTTATCGATGCTTTGGGAGAGCCGCTTCTTCACTTGATCAGGAACTCTGTGGATCATGGTATCGAATCTCCAGAAGAAAGAAAAAGGTTTGGCAAACCTGAAACTGGAATTGTAGAGCTGAATGCTTACCAAGGCGGAAGCAATATTATGGTAGAGATCCGTGACGATGGTCGCGGATTAGATCTAGATAAGATCCGCAAAAAAGCAATTGAGAAGGGACTCGTTTCTGAAACCGACGCAGCTGCTTTAGAAGAAAGTGATATTTATCAATTCATCTTTGCTCCTGGTTTCTCCACTGCAGACAAGATCACTGATATCTCCGGCCGTGGTGTTGGAATGAATGTGGTGAATAGCCTTATCCAAGAATTCAAAGGTAAAATCCTGATCCAATCTCAGAAAGGATCAGGAACTTCTTTCGTTCTATCTTTCCCTCAAGCACTTGCGATCATTCCTTCTATCTTGATCGTAATGGAAGAAGAAGTTTATGCTTTCCCTCTTTCAGAAGTAAACGAAACCATCAAGGTAAACAACGAACAGATCACTACTCTGGAAGGGAACGAGATCATCAATTTAAGAGGAGAGGTTCTTCCTATCTACAGATTGAATCGTATCTTAGGTCTTCAGGACAAAACAGACAGAGAAGAATTCCCCGTTGTTATCGTTCAATATAAGGGCCGCAAGTTAGGCTTCATGGTGGATGAACTCGTTGGAAAACATGAGACAGTTATCAAGTCCCTGGAGAAAAACTTCAAAAATATCAAAGGACTTACCGGAGCTTCCATCATGGGAGATGGAACCATTATCATGGTTCTAGATATTCCAGGCCTTGTGGAATTTGCCGCAGAGTTGGAAGAGAATGCAAGATATGTGAATTACCATCTGGAAACGATGAAACGTATCAGCACGATCCGAACCATCGAAACGGAAGAAGAGAAGTATATCCAAAAAACTTCTAATCCTACTAACGTTTATAATCATAAATTGCATGAGATCACTACTCGTGAAAGAGAACGTCGTAAGAAGAGCGAACGTAAAAAATCAGAAGAATCCAAAAAGGTAATCGTAGCAAAAGAAGAACTCGAAAGAGAAATTTCTTCTACTCCGATCAAAACCACTATGGAGATCAGGCCTTCTGAAGAAAAACTGATCACTTCTACTGAAACTCCTTCTGAACTTTCTTCCAACACTGCAGTTCTGGAAAGACCTGCTGCTAAAAAAGAAGGAATGGAAGAAGCTTATAGATCTCACATCAACGAATTGATCTCTGATTCTCCAGTTTCTGATGAAGAAAGAAAAAGAGCGGATCATATTATAGAAGGTTTCTTAGAGCAGAAAAAACAGAGAATGATGTCTGTCGCTCACTCTAAGGAATTTACAGGAAACCTGAGCAAAGAACAGATCAAGAAGATTGAATCTGTGGTTAATACTGGTATGATGAATGCCGGTATGGTACTTTCTCAGATCCTGAATAGGAACGTGGATCTGTTTATTCCTGAAATTATCATGAATGATAAAGAAGGTTTGGCTTCTGAGATCCGTTTCTCTGACGATAAATTCTACGGAATGAAAGTCAGAATGACTGGTGATCTGAACGGAAACATGTTAATGATGTTCTCGAGAGAGAATGCCAAAAATCTTGCCAGAGAACTTTTAGATTCTAATCCGAGCGGAGATGCTCTGGACGATGATACTAGGAGTGTTCTATCAGAGATCGCAAACATTGTTTGTGCCTCCGTTTTGAACTCTATTTCCAATAAGGCGAAAGTGGGTGTGATGCCGGATGTTCCGGAACTTGTGGAAGGAACCTTCCTAGAAGTTCTGGATGTTGTTAAACCGGAAAGAACTAAGTTCTTAAGTATGCTCACTGAATTTAATCATGAGGGAAACAACCTGTTAGGAGTACTTTTATTTCTTCCAGACTTCGATGAACTCATGGATTTGCTTCCGAAATTTTAA
- the infC gene encoding translation initiation factor IF-3 — MQKRPQPKPTDKLFTHRINEKITGVAQVRLVSDDGAMIVSFDEALRRAKEENLDLVEVSGDQEIHVCKIIDYGKYKFELLKKSKEAKKKQHVINVKEVKIRPRIEQHDYDIKKRHAVEFLQKGDKVKVSLRFRGREMMHSELGMNVVNRMVEDLKSVGTPEREPVLDGRQIVVVITPLAAKQ; from the coding sequence ATGCAGAAGAGGCCTCAACCGAAACCCACCGATAAGCTATTTACTCATAGAATTAATGAGAAAATTACAGGGGTTGCCCAAGTTAGATTGGTGTCGGATGACGGAGCAATGATCGTTTCTTTTGACGAGGCATTACGACGCGCTAAAGAAGAAAACTTGGACTTGGTAGAAGTATCTGGCGACCAAGAGATTCATGTCTGCAAGATCATCGATTACGGTAAATATAAGTTCGAACTACTTAAAAAGAGTAAGGAAGCTAAGAAGAAACAACACGTAATCAACGTGAAAGAAGTGAAGATCCGTCCAAGGATCGAACAACATGATTACGATATTAAAAAACGCCACGCAGTGGAGTTTCTTCAAAAAGGTGACAAAGTTAAAGTCAGCCTTCGCTTTCGCGGTCGTGAAATGATGCACTCCGAACTCGGGATGAACGTAGTAAATCGAATGGTAGAAGATTTGAAATCGGTCGGTACTCCGGAAAGAGAACCAGTGTTAGACGGCCGCCAAATCGTTGTAGTTATCACACCTCTTGCTGCAAAGCAATAG
- the rpmI gene encoding 50S ribosomal protein L35 translates to MPKLKTNRAAAKRFKFSKNNKIKRKSMNTRHILTKKGPKRRRRLRGMTLVVDADWKAIVRLMPYGVR, encoded by the coding sequence ATGCCTAAGCTTAAAACAAATAGAGCCGCAGCTAAACGGTTCAAGTTTTCCAAAAATAATAAAATAAAACGGAAGAGTATGAACACCCGTCACATTCTTACCAAAAAAGGACCCAAAAGACGTCGTCGTCTTAGAGGAATGACTTTGGTAGTGGATGCGGATTGGAAAGCAATCGTTAGACTCATGCCTTACGGAGTTCGATAA
- the thrS gene encoding threonine--tRNA ligase, translating into MEAGVAVAVQNQSVKFILPDGSSKEVSSGSSYKDFIESQLPFLKNKALAVRLDSTTVLDLSRTIDSTTTPNTTPKLEVLTFQDKEGWDTFQHSAAHLLGMAVQNLYKDAKLTVGPVIENGPGFFYYDIDFTETVITPEDFPKIEAEMKKIVDNDHEVFRKVWDKKEAISVFEKMGENYKVEIVGQIPDDKVSIYGMGEWFDLCRGPHIPRSGFLKAFKLTALSGAYWKADKNNRMLTRIYGIAFPSKKELDEYVFQLEEAKKRDHRKIGKEMDLFSFQPEAPGFPFWHPKGTTLWNALADYIRKECAKRGYQEIKTPAVLSSELWRRSGHWDNFNENMYFVDIDEEEFAIKPMNCPGCSLIYKHHLHSYRELPLRFAELGSVHRHELHGVLHGLFRVRAFTQDDAHIYAPLEYLEAEVLDIIDFTFNVYKKFGFQEFKTYIATRPEKSQGKDEDWEFATNALKQALEKRNIPFAIKEGEGAFYGPKIEFNIKDSIGRMWQCGTVQIDFSMPDRFELDYTDSDGAKKRPVMVHRAIYGSLERFIGILIEHFEGKFPLWLSPNQIRVLTVTENVQEYGSEILKNLIDLGFRAEADFRNEKIGAKIRDSILKKANYLLVLGQKEKDSGTVAVRKRGSEETISMSYSEFRSLLEKEVSEGL; encoded by the coding sequence ATGGAAGCAGGGGTAGCTGTGGCAGTTCAAAATCAGTCAGTCAAATTTATCTTACCGGATGGAAGTTCTAAAGAAGTATCCTCCGGTTCCTCATATAAGGATTTTATAGAATCCCAACTTCCGTTCTTAAAGAACAAGGCGCTCGCAGTCCGCTTGGATAGCACAACCGTTTTAGATTTGAGCCGGACCATTGATTCCACAACCACCCCAAACACAACACCTAAGCTGGAAGTTTTGACCTTCCAAGACAAAGAAGGTTGGGATACCTTCCAACATTCCGCAGCTCACTTGCTCGGAATGGCGGTCCAGAATTTATACAAAGATGCAAAATTAACCGTTGGTCCTGTGATCGAAAATGGACCTGGGTTTTTCTATTACGATATCGATTTCACCGAAACTGTGATCACTCCGGAAGATTTTCCTAAGATCGAAGCGGAGATGAAAAAGATCGTAGATAACGACCATGAAGTATTCCGTAAGGTCTGGGACAAAAAAGAAGCAATCTCCGTTTTCGAAAAAATGGGAGAGAACTATAAGGTAGAGATCGTCGGGCAAATCCCTGATGACAAAGTTTCTATCTATGGAATGGGGGAATGGTTCGACCTTTGTAGAGGACCCCATATTCCACGTTCCGGATTTTTGAAAGCATTCAAGTTGACTGCACTTTCTGGAGCTTATTGGAAAGCAGATAAAAACAATCGGATGCTCACCCGAATTTACGGGATCGCATTTCCTAGTAAGAAGGAATTGGACGAGTATGTTTTCCAGTTGGAAGAAGCTAAGAAGAGGGATCACAGAAAGATCGGAAAAGAAATGGATCTATTCTCTTTTCAGCCGGAAGCTCCTGGTTTTCCATTCTGGCATCCTAAAGGAACTACTCTTTGGAATGCACTCGCAGATTATATTCGTAAAGAATGTGCGAAACGCGGATACCAAGAGATCAAAACTCCTGCTGTTCTTTCTTCTGAGTTATGGAGAAGAAGCGGTCACTGGGATAACTTCAACGAAAACATGTATTTTGTTGATATCGACGAAGAAGAATTCGCGATCAAACCGATGAACTGTCCTGGTTGTAGTTTGATCTACAAACACCATCTCCATTCTTACAGAGAACTTCCTCTTAGATTTGCTGAATTAGGAAGTGTGCATCGTCATGAATTGCACGGAGTTCTTCATGGGCTTTTCAGAGTAAGAGCATTCACCCAAGATGACGCACATATCTATGCTCCTTTGGAATATCTGGAAGCAGAAGTGTTGGATATCATTGATTTCACTTTTAATGTGTATAAGAAGTTTGGATTCCAAGAATTCAAAACTTATATCGCTACTCGTCCTGAAAAATCCCAAGGTAAGGACGAGGACTGGGAATTTGCAACCAATGCTCTCAAACAAGCCTTGGAAAAAAGAAATATCCCATTCGCCATTAAAGAGGGAGAAGGTGCGTTCTACGGACCAAAGATAGAATTTAATATCAAAGATTCTATTGGTAGAATGTGGCAATGCGGAACTGTGCAAATAGACTTCTCCATGCCGGATCGATTCGAATTAGATTATACTGATTCTGACGGAGCCAAAAAAAGACCAGTCATGGTCCATAGAGCAATCTATGGTTCCTTGGAAAGATTTATCGGGATACTGATAGAACATTTCGAAGGCAAGTTTCCACTTTGGCTTTCTCCGAACCAGATACGTGTTCTAACCGTAACCGAAAATGTGCAGGAATATGGATCCGAGATCTTAAAAAATCTGATCGATTTAGGATTTAGGGCAGAGGCGGATTTCAGAAATGAAAAGATCGGCGCCAAGATTCGAGATTCCATCCTGAAAAAGGCAAATTACCTTCTGGTACTAGGCCAAAAGGAGAAGGATTCAGGCACAGTTGCGGTCAGAAAACGAGGCTCAGAAGAAACAATTTCTATGTCTTATTCCGAGTTCCGCTCTTTATTGGAAAAGGAAGTCTCGGAAGGACTTTGA
- a CDS encoding SRPBCC family protein yields MIKNNVETSIEGNKVIYKRYFDVEPELLFEVWSMSEHLAEWWGPDGFTLTTKRMDFTNGGIWEFIMHGPDGHDYKNKIQFTDIKKPLHIHYKHLGDGEGDHDVHFESKILFEEVGEGTNLTMEQIFPSKEELERVNEKYGAIEGAKQHIGNLAKYLEKLKQSKKS; encoded by the coding sequence GTGATAAAAAATAACGTGGAAACAAGTATAGAAGGCAATAAGGTAATTTACAAAAGATACTTTGACGTAGAGCCAGAACTTCTCTTCGAAGTATGGTCTATGTCTGAACATCTTGCCGAATGGTGGGGACCAGACGGATTTACATTAACTACTAAGCGTATGGATTTTACGAATGGCGGGATCTGGGAATTTATCATGCACGGGCCAGATGGACATGATTATAAAAATAAGATCCAATTCACTGATATCAAAAAGCCTCTTCACATTCACTATAAACATTTAGGCGATGGAGAAGGTGATCATGATGTTCATTTCGAATCAAAAATACTATTCGAAGAAGTCGGCGAAGGCACGAATCTCACAATGGAACAAATCTTCCCGAGCAAAGAAGAACTCGAAAGAGTGAATGAAAAATACGGCGCGATCGAAGGTGCTAAACAGCATATCGGCAACCTCGCTAAATACTTAGAAAAACTTAAACAGTCGAAGAAGAGCTAA